The sequence below is a genomic window from Spirochaetota bacterium.
CCATGGTGTTCATGTCGGCCCAGGATATGTCCAGCCACTGCCCACCTTTCTTATATGATACACATGCTTTGCTACCTAATTTTGCAGCCTGTTCCTGAAAAACAGCTGACATGGATTCTGACTTAAACTGTGCCATCCAATCCTCCTCTCACTTGTTTTAATATAATTTTAATATACAAAATTATGTATTACATTTTATAACATTTAATTAAACTATTGCTTTATTATGAGACAACTAAAATTTGGATGTCAACGATTTTTACTTTGCCTCTTAAAAATTTTTTTAGTAATTATTTATATTATTTATATTTTTTAAACCTTCGAATTAATTTATGCTTGCATTAAAGTAATTCTCTCTATGTTCATACAAAGATATACCTTTCGCCATCACAATACTTTTACAGGGTAAAAGATAACATTTCATTTATCATGGACAATCAAAAAAAGCTCTACACAGATAAAAATCTGCTTATTGCATTTGGTATAACACTTATTGTGGTGATGGGTGTAACCAATATTACACCTGCTTTGCCTGCAATGGCACAGCATTTCAATATTCCCTATTCATCTGTAGCATTAATGATAACTGTATTTACAATGCCAGGTATTATTCTAACACCAATACTGGGCATTCTTTCCGACAGAATAGGACGTAAAATTATAATTATCCCATCATTGCTAATATTTGGTATTACTGGGACCATCATGTTCTTCATCAAGGATTTCAGCTTGCTACTTATCTTGCGATTTATTCAGGGTATCGGTGTATCTGCATTAGGAGCTATCAACGCTACTATCATTGGCGATCTGTTTACCGGTAAAAACCGTACCATCGCATTTGGGTACAACGCAAGTGTGTTAAACATTGGTACCGCAGCCTATCCAGCCATAGGTGGATTTATGTGCATCCTTGGGTGGAATTACCCATTTCTTTTATCTGCATTTGCATTTATTGTTGCCTGGTTTGTCATGTTTCATTTACATAACCCCGAACCAACCAGTACCTCATCCCTCAAAAATTATTTCACTGCCATTCTGAAGATTGTAAAAAGCCCCTATGTCATAGGATTGCTGTTAACAACAGTACTTACCTTTATATTGCTGTATGGACCAATAATAACATATATTCCTTATATTATATCCTATCGTTTCAATGGGACATCTGCAACTATTGGAATATTTATGTCACTGATGTCTGTAGTCACTGCTATAACTTCATCACAATTGCAAATATTAACAAAACGTTTTTCAGAAAAAAATTTAATACTTTATGGATTTATAGGTTTATGCATATCGTTTATTATCGCAGGTGTTGCGCCAAACTTTTTTTGGCTTATTGTAGCAATTGTTATAGGTGGTGCTTCCAATGCAATAAACAATCCAAGTTTACTATCGCTTCTTAATGCAGCAACCCCTACGCAATACCGCGGAGCAATCATGTCCCTCAATGGCATGGGCCTTAGAATTGGGCAAACTGTTGGACCAATAATCATGGCATCATTTTGTGCGATAGTAACTGTTGATATAGCTTTTTATATTATAAGCGGGTTAACACTGATAATTGTTAGTGCACTTTTTTCTACCCTGCTTTCGAATAGATATTGTACATTAGAAGAATGATATTAACTGGCAAAAAAATGGTACACCGTTATTGTGACAAAGGCAAATGTCATTCTGAGCGAAGGTACAACGTCATTCTGTGCTAAGGTAAACGTCATTATGAGCAAAGGTACAACGTCATTCTGAGCAAAGCGAAGAATCTAAATCCTTAAAAATCAAGATTCTTCGGCATTGCGTGCCTCAGAATGACAGTGATACAACATAATTTTTGGATAAAAAATAAATTGAGTGGAATTTTTAAATATTAATAATTCAATTTAATACTCCAAAAAATGAAAAAATGCAATTGATATGAACTCAAAATTACAACAACTAAAAAACGAATTACAAAAAGTGCTGCACTTCTCTGCAGTTAGTGATGATCCTGATATCCTGGAAAAATATTCTGTGGATGAAACTTCGGATTTAAAAGGCAATCCATGGCTTGTGGTGTATGCCAAAACTACTAGTGATGTAAGTACCGTGCTATCACTATGCAACCAGTATCGCATACCTGTTATACCGCGTGGTGCTGGTACTGGTGTTACTGGTGGAGCAGTTCCAGTATGTGGTGGCATAGTGCTATCGCTTGAAAAGATGAACCAAATTCTTGAGATAGATACTGAAAACATGATTGCAGTGTGTCAGCCAGGCGTTATTACAGGACAGTTGCAAAAGGAAGCATTGCAGTATGGCCTCATGTATCCACCCGATCCGGCTAGCCTTGATTCGTGCTCACTTGGTGGAAACGTTGCAGAAGGCGCCGGTGGACCTCGTGCTGTGAAATACGGCACTACCAAGGATTACATCACGGGGCTTGAGTTTGTACTTGCTGATGGCAGCGTGCTGCACCATGGGGGAAAATTTATAAAAAACGCTACTGGCTATAATCTCACCGGCATCCTCATTGGTTCAGAGGGTACCCTTGCTATAATTACAAAAATATACTGCAAACTTATACCAGCTCCTGCACTCACGCTTGATATGCTCATACCATTTGATAGCCTCACCCATGCAACACAGTTTGTATACACACTGCTTACCCATCGCGTGCAACCAGCTGTGCTTGAATTTATGGAAGAAGATGCTCTGACCTTGGCAGCACAATATTTGAAGGAGGAAATGCCCCATCCGCATGCACGAGCACATCTTCTAATACAACTTGATGGCGATAGTTACCATGAAATAGAACCGCTACTACAAAAAATCCTTTCCCTGTGTCCCGTTAATCCTGAGGACATCCTGGTAGCCCAGTCTCCAGAGCAAAAAGAACGACTGTGGAAAGCACGTCGGTGCATTCGCGAGGCAATCCATGCCAAAAGCCCGGTGTTTTTGGCTGAAGACTGCTCCATCCCGCGTTCTTCCATTGTACCATTTTTAACGGGCGTGAAAGAGGCTCTGACCCCATACAGGTTGCAATCCATTATGTTTGGCCATGCAGGTGATGGTAATGTTCACATTGATGTATTGAAAAACGATATGCCATATGAAAAATTCAAAAATCTTGTACCAGTGTTAAAAGAGATAATATATGGTCTGGCATATAAGTATGGGGGGACAATTACCGGAGAACATGGTACTGGTTTTATACGCAAAGAGGCATTAAAGAAATTTGCCTCCGAAGCGGAGCTGTCGCTTTATAAACGATTAAAAAAAGCTTTTGACCCTTATTGCATTTTAAACCCGTATAAAATCATTGACCCGGACTAATATTAAACGTTACTGCATGAGCATCTGTACCAAAATAACGAGAATGCTCCATTTTTATGCACTTGCTCTGCACAACTTTTAATCCAGCTTCCCTTGCTTTTTTTGCCGCTTCATTATGCGCAATGCCAAGCTGCATCCATACAACTTTTGCACCAATAGCAATTGCTTCATCAACTACCGGGGGTACATCAGCAGGCTTTCGGAATATATCCACTATGTCAACCGTAAATGGTATTGATGTGAGGTTGGGATACGATTTCAAGCCCAATATTGTTTCTTTTGTTGGATTGACTGGCACAACAGTATAGCCATTACTTATTAAATACTGTGCCACTCTGTTGCTGTCCTTTGTTGGATCATCAGATAAGCCAACGATTGCAACAACCTTATAGCGTGTCAGTATCTCTTTTATTTCACCATCTTCAGAATTAAACGCTGGAACTTCACATTGATCCATTGTTACATCCTCCTATCACAGTAATAATATAAATCTTTTTTAATTTTAACAAAGTATTTTTTACAAAATATTTTTAATTTTGCTAATACAACAGAGGAATCACTCCTTTTTTTCATATTTACTATTGGACCTGCAAAATAACATCCAATACTTCTGTTTTATAAAACGATTAGCCGTATCAAAAAATTTGTGCAGCTTGATAATGCAATGTTATGCAATATAAGTAATATAATTTTTATTACAGTGAAAACTACAACAAAAGTATATTCTCACTTATTTTATACCATAACGATTTGAATGACTATTGTGTTTTTTGGGGTGATACACATTAATTCATATTTTGCATTTAGTATTGCATTTAAGAATACATAAAAAAAACATATATACATTTATAGAATATATTTTCTTTTTTAAATCTTATAAATGCTTGACAAAAATTACATAATGTATTAAACTGACAAGTCGGTATTGTTTCTCTGTACACAGATATCTTTATTAATAGCGCTTGTAACACTAGTAAATAACATCCAAACGTAGCATCTCAATCATAAAAAAAAGATTATACGTGACCATTGCATCTTAATTGCATCGACCGTT
It includes:
- a CDS encoding MFS transporter yields the protein MDNQKKLYTDKNLLIAFGITLIVVMGVTNITPALPAMAQHFNIPYSSVALMITVFTMPGIILTPILGILSDRIGRKIIIIPSLLIFGITGTIMFFIKDFSLLLILRFIQGIGVSALGAINATIIGDLFTGKNRTIAFGYNASVLNIGTAAYPAIGGFMCILGWNYPFLLSAFAFIVAWFVMFHLHNPEPTSTSSLKNYFTAILKIVKSPYVIGLLLTTVLTFILLYGPIITYIPYIISYRFNGTSATIGIFMSLMSVVTAITSSQLQILTKRFSEKNLILYGFIGLCISFIIAGVAPNFFWLIVAIVIGGASNAINNPSLLSLLNAATPTQYRGAIMSLNGMGLRIGQTVGPIIMASFCAIVTVDIAFYIISGLTLIIVSALFSTLLSNRYCTLEE
- a CDS encoding FAD-binding oxidoreductase, whose amino-acid sequence is MNSKLQQLKNELQKVLHFSAVSDDPDILEKYSVDETSDLKGNPWLVVYAKTTSDVSTVLSLCNQYRIPVIPRGAGTGVTGGAVPVCGGIVLSLEKMNQILEIDTENMIAVCQPGVITGQLQKEALQYGLMYPPDPASLDSCSLGGNVAEGAGGPRAVKYGTTKDYITGLEFVLADGSVLHHGGKFIKNATGYNLTGILIGSEGTLAIITKIYCKLIPAPALTLDMLIPFDSLTHATQFVYTLLTHRVQPAVLEFMEEDALTLAAQYLKEEMPHPHARAHLLIQLDGDSYHEIEPLLQKILSLCPVNPEDILVAQSPEQKERLWKARRCIREAIHAKSPVFLAEDCSIPRSSIVPFLTGVKEALTPYRLQSIMFGHAGDGNVHIDVLKNDMPYEKFKNLVPVLKEIIYGLAYKYGGTITGEHGTGFIRKEALKKFASEAELSLYKRLKKAFDPYCILNPYKIIDPD
- a CDS encoding CoA-binding protein encodes the protein MDQCEVPAFNSEDGEIKEILTRYKVVAIVGLSDDPTKDSNRVAQYLISNGYTVVPVNPTKETILGLKSYPNLTSIPFTVDIVDIFRKPADVPPVVDEAIAIGAKVVWMQLGIAHNEAAKKAREAGLKVVQSKCIKMEHSRYFGTDAHAVTFNISPGQ